From Montipora foliosa isolate CH-2021 chromosome 6, ASM3666993v2, whole genome shotgun sequence, a single genomic window includes:
- the LOC138006504 gene encoding huntingtin-interacting protein K-like — translation MAETPKRHDFQTSADLERVTDYAEEKEINTSDLENALSLVEGKYSEEKAAKLQREKELARVVIKKEDVDLIVEEMEIPRVAAERRLREHKGDVVEALVSLTN, via the exons atggcggaaactCCGAAAAGACACGATTTTCAAACTTCCGCGGACCTTGAAAGGGTCACTGATTACGCTGAAGAGAAAGAGATAAACACATCGGATCTAGAAAAT GCTCTCAGTTTAGTGGAGGGAAAATACTCGGAGGAGAAAGCTGCCAAGTTACAAAG GGAGAAAGAACTCGCGAGAGTTGTCATCAAAAAGGAAGACGTCGATTTAATT GTTGAAGAGATGGAAATTCCAAGAGTGGCAGCAGAAAGACGTTTAAGGGAGCACAAAGGAGATGTAGTGGAAGCACTTGTGTCCTTAACAAACTGA
- the LOC138006500 gene encoding palmitoyltransferase ZDHHC16-like isoform X2, translated as MLDIYFPSKEDSGSQSERRCILFVFMLCSAVTISLGILTAWHFRLISSGETSIEWHINKEDAKKLRKQGLVFRNPYDYGILSNWRMLLGLVDGRSWLHLLLPSSHPPFGDGITWAPLPEVLKDDAKGKLHFV; from the exons atg CTAGACATTTACTTTCCCTCAAAAGAAGACAGTGGGTCACAGTCTGAGCGTCGCTGTATTCTATTTGTTTTCATGCTTTGCTCTGCTGTCACCATATCTCTCGGAATTTTAACTGCATGGCACTTTAGACTGATCAGCTCTGGTGAGACATCAATCGAATGGCACATCAATAAGGAAGATGCCAAAAAGTTGAGGAAACAAGGCTTG gTTTTTAGGAACCCTTATGATTATGGCATTTTGAGTAACTGGAGAATGCTTCTGGGGCTGGTGGATGGAAG GTCGTGGCTGCACCTTCTTCTGCCTTCATCTCATCCTCCATTTGGTGATGGCATCACTTGGGCACCATTACCGGAAGTACTCAAAGATGATGCAAAAGGGAAATTGcattttgtttaa
- the LOC138006496 gene encoding retinoid-inducible serine carboxypeptidase-like, with the protein MVGISFVSAFVALSLYFAAGTSFAASESFPIPDEDWSYVNVRENAFMFWWLYGAQTTDPSQRLNKPLVMWLQGGPGGSSTGFGNFEELGPLTVDLKPRNTTWLRAANVLFVDNPVGTGYSYVTDVRAFTTNITGITDDLIVLFKAFLETYTVFQNIPFYIFCESYGGKYTSSFGVALFKAIQAGSIKCNFRGVALGDSWISPVDSVLSWGPYLYAFSQLDDKDLKQVNAAAQATADAVASGQYAKATQLWDETENVIEKTTDHVDIYNVLKHYSPPFPQLKSTGETTLDSLYARHVGRLYEDPLTALMNGPIRDKLGIIPCNVTWGGQSADVFKYQSEDFMKPVISDVSELLQYGMKVVIYQGQLDIICGTLGAEVWIAKLDWDGLADFLKTDRVPLYPPSGMKDRNTGAFYKAYKNLELYYIMKAGHMVPTDNGEMALEMVKRIID; encoded by the exons ATGGTGGGCATAAGCTTTGTTTCAGCATTTGTCGCTCTTTCCCTTTATTTTGCTGCAGGCACTTCATTTGCAGCTTCCGAATCATTCCCAATACCAGACGAAGATTGGAGTTACGTAAATGTGAGAGAGAACGCCTTTATGTTCTGGTGGCTTTATGGCGCCCAGACAACCGATCCATCTCAGCGCCTGAATAAGCCACTTGTAATGTGGCTCCAAGGTGGCCCTGGAGGATCGTCCACTGGATTTGGAAATTTTGAGGAGCTGGGACCACTAACAGTCGATCTGAAACCGCGCAATACAACTTGGCTTCGAGCTGCCAATGTGCTGTTCGTGGATAATCCAGTTGGAACAGGCTACAGTTACGTTACGGACGTAAGggcttttacaacaaacatAACTG GAATAACAGATGACCTTATTGTCCTCTTTAAAGCTTTCCTAGAGACATACACAGTTTTCCAAAATATTCCATTTTACATTTTCTGTGAGTCCTATGGAGGCAAGTATACATCTTCATTTGGTGTGGCATTGTTCAAAGCCATCCAAGCTGGGAGCATCAAATGTAACTTCAGGGGAGTTGCTCTGGGGGACTCGTGGATATCACCGGTGGATTCTGTATTATCTTGGGGACCTTATCTTTATGCTTTTTCCCAGCTAGATGATAAAGATCTGAAGCAAGTGAACGCGGCAGCTCAAGCTACAGCTGATGCTGTTGCATCTGGTCAGTACGCAAAAGCCACTCAGCTCTGGGATGAAACTGAAAATGTCATTGAAAAGACAACAGACCATGTTGACATTTATAATGTTCTTAAACACTATTCTCCTCCCTTCCCCCAGTTGAAGTCCACAGGTGAGACTACACTTGATAGTTTATATGCTCGTCACGTTGGCCGTCTCTATGAGGACCCTCTAACAGCACTTATGAATGGACCAATAAGAGATAAGTTAGGTATCATCCCTTGCAACGTTACTTGGGGAGGCCAATCTGCTGATGTCTTCAAGTACCAGTCTGAGGATTTCATGAAACCAGTCATATCCGATGTCAGTGAGCTTTTGCAATATGGAATGAAAGTGGTGATCTATCAAGGTCAATTGGACATTATCTGTGGTACTCTAGGCGCTGAAGTATGGATTGCAAAGCTTGATTGGGATGGGCTTGCAGATTTTCTAAAAACCGACCGAGTGCCACTTTATCCTCCCTCTGGCATGAAAGATAGAAACACCGGGGCATTTTATAAGGCTTACAAGAATTTAGAACTGTATTACATAATGAAGGCAGGGCATATGGTCCCAACTGATAATGGAGAAATGGCTTTGGAAATGGTAAAAAGAATTATTGACTGA
- the LOC138006500 gene encoding palmitoyltransferase ZDHHC16-like isoform X1 has protein sequence MLDIYFPSKEDSGSQSERRCILFVFMLCSAVTISLGILTAWHFRLISSGETSIEWHINKEDAKKLRKQGLVFRNPYDYGILSNWRMLLGLVDGSILYRSWLHLLLPSSHPPFGDGITWAPLPEVLKDDAKGKLHFV, from the exons atg CTAGACATTTACTTTCCCTCAAAAGAAGACAGTGGGTCACAGTCTGAGCGTCGCTGTATTCTATTTGTTTTCATGCTTTGCTCTGCTGTCACCATATCTCTCGGAATTTTAACTGCATGGCACTTTAGACTGATCAGCTCTGGTGAGACATCAATCGAATGGCACATCAATAAGGAAGATGCCAAAAAGTTGAGGAAACAAGGCTTG gTTTTTAGGAACCCTTATGATTATGGCATTTTGAGTAACTGGAGAATGCTTCTGGGGCTGGTGGATGGAAG TATTCTCTACAGGTCGTGGCTGCACCTTCTTCTGCCTTCATCTCATCCTCCATTTGGTGATGGCATCACTTGGGCACCATTACCGGAAGTACTCAAAGATGATGCAAAAGGGAAATTGcattttgtttaa
- the LOC138006495 gene encoding retinoid-inducible serine carboxypeptidase-like, protein MVGISFVSAFVALSLYFAAGTSFAASASFPIPDEDWSYVNVRENAFMFWWLYGAQTTDPSQRLNKPLVMWLQGGPGGSSTGFGNFEELGPLTVDLKPRNTTWLRAANVLFVDNPVGTGYSYVTDVRAFTTNITGITDDLIVLFKAFLETYTVFQNIPFYIFCESYGGKYTSSFGVALFKAIQAGSIKCNFRGVALGDSWISPVDSVLSWGPYLYAFSQLDDKDLKQVNAAAQATADAVASGQYAKATQLWDETENVIEKTTDHVDIYNVLKHYSPPFPQLKSTGETTLDSLYARHVGRLYEDPLTALMNGPIRDKLGIIPCNVTWGGQSADVFKYQSEDFMKPVISDVSELLQYGMKVVIYQGQLDIICGTLGAEVWIAKLDWDGLADFLKTDRVPLYPPSGMKDRNTGAFYKAYKNLELYYIMKAGHMVPTDNGEMALEMVKRIID, encoded by the exons ATGGTGGGCATAAGCTTTGTTTCAGCATTTGTCGCTCTTTCCCTTTATTTTGCTGCAGGCACTTCATTTGCAGCTTCCGCATCATTCCCAATACCAGACGAAGATTGGAGTTACGTAAATGTGAGAGAGAACGCCTTTATGTTCTGGTGGCTCTATGGAGCCCAGACAACCGATCCATCTCAGCGCCTGAATAAGCCACTTGTAATGTGGCTCCAAGGTGGCCCTGGAGGATCGTCCACTGGATTTGGAAATTTTGAGGAGCTGGGACCACTAACAGTCGATCTGAAACCGCGCAATACAACTTGGCTTCGAGCTGCCAATGTGCTGTTCGTGGATAATCCAGTTGGAACAGGCTACAGTTACGTTACGGACGTAAGggcttttacaacaaacatAACTG GAATAACAGATGACCTTATTGTCCTCTTTAAAGCTTTCCTAGAGACATACACAGTTTTCCAAAATATTCCATTTTACATTTTCTGTGAGTCCTATGGAGGCAAGTATACATCTTCATTTGGTGTGGCATTGTTCAAAGCCATCCAAGCTGGGAGCATCAAGTGTAACTTCAGGGGAGTTGCTCTGGGGGACTCGTGGATATCACCGGTGGATTCTGTATTATCTTGGGGACCTTATCTTTATGCTTTTTCCCAGCTAGATGATAAAGATCTGAAGCAAGTGAACGCGGCAGCTCAAGCTACAGCTGATGCTGTTGCATCTGGTCAGTACGCAAAAGCCACTCAGCTCTGGGATGAAACTGAAAATGTCATTGAAAAGACAACAGACCATGTTGACATTTATAATGTTCTTAAACACTATTCTCCTCCCTTCCCCCAGTTGAAGTCCACAGGTGAGACTACACTTGATAGTTTATATGCTCGTCACGTTGGCCGTCTCTATGAGGACCCTCTAACAGCACTTATGAATGGACCAATAAGAGATAAGTTAGGTATCATCCCTTGCAACGTTACTTGGGGAGGCCAATCTGCTGATGTCTTCAAGTACCAGTCTGAGGATTTCATGAAACCAGTCATATCCGATGTCAGTGAGCTTTTGCAATATGGAATGAAAGTGGTGATCTATCAAGGTCAATTGGACATTATCTGTGGTACTCTAGGCGCTGAAGTATGGATTGCAAAGCTTGATTGGGATGGGCTTGCAGATTTTCTAAAAACCGACCGAGTGCCACTTTATCCTCCCTCTGGCATGAAAGATAGAAACACCGGGGCATTTTATAAGGCTTACAAGAATTTAGAACTGTATTACATAATGAAGGCAGGGCATATGGTCCCAACTGATAATGGAGAAATGGCTTTGGAAATGGTAAAAAGAATTATTGACTGA
- the LOC138006497 gene encoding retinoid-inducible serine carboxypeptidase-like — translation MVGISFVSAFVALSLYFAAGTSFAASASFPIPDEDWSYVNVRENAFMFWWLYGAQTTDPSQRLNKPLVMWLQGGPGGSSTGFGNFEELGPLTVDLKPRNTTWLRAANVLFVDNPVGTGYSYVTDVRAFTTNITGITDDLIVLFKAFLETYTVFQNIPFYIFCESYGGKYTSSFGVALFKAIQAGSIKCNFRGVALGDSWISPVDSVLSWGPYLYAFSQLDDKDLKQVNAAAQATADAVASGQYAKATQLWDETENVIEKTTDHVDIYNVLKHYSPPFPQLSTGETTLDSLYARHVGRLYEDPLTALMNGPIRDKLGIIPCNVTWGGQSADVFKYQSEDFMKPVISDVSELLQYGMKVVIYQGQLDIICSTLGAEVWIAKLDWDGLADFLKTDRVPLYPPSGMKDRNTGAFYKAYKNLELYYILKAGHMVPTDNGEMALEMVKRIID, via the exons ATGGTGGGCATAAGCTTTGTTTCAGCATTTGTCGCTCTTTCCCTTTATTTTGCTGCAGGCACTTCATTTGCAGCTTCCGCATCATTCCCAATACCAGACGAAGATTGGAGTTACGTAAATGTGAGAGAGAACGCCTTTATGTTCTGGTGGCTCTATGGAGCCCAGACAACCGATCCATCTCAGCGCCTGAATAAGCCACTTGTAATGTGGCTCCAAGGTGGCCCTGGAGGATCGTCCACTGGATTTGGAAATTTTGAGGAGCTGGGACCACTAACAGTCGATCTGAAACCGCGCAATACAACTTGGCTTCGAGCTGCCAATGTGCTGTTCGTGGATAATCCAGTTGGAACAGGCTACAGTTACGTTACGGACGTAAGggcttttacaacaaacatAACTG GAATAACAGATGACCTTATTGTCCTCTTTAAAGCTTTCCTAGAGACATACACAGTTTTCCAAAATATTCCATTTTACATTTTCTGTGAGTCCTATGGAGGCAAGTATACATCTTCATTTGGTGTGGCATTGTTCAAAGCCATCCAAGCTGGGAGCATCAAGTGTAACTTCAGGGGAGTTGCTCTGGGGGACTCGTGGATATCACCGGTGGATTCTGTATTATCTTGGGGACCTTATCTTTATGCTTTTTCCCAGCTAGATGATAAAGATCTGAAGCAAGTGAACGCGGCAGCTCAAGCTACAGCTGATGCTGTTGCATCTGGTCAGTACGCAAAAGCCACTCAGCTCTGGGATGAAACTGAAAATGTCATTGAAAAGACAACAGACCATGTTGACATTTATAATGTTCTTAAACACTATTCTCCTCCCTTCCCCCAGTTGTCCACAGGTGAGACTACACTTGATAGTTTATATGCTCGTCACGTTGGCCGTCTCTATGAGGACCCTCTAACAGCACTTATGAATGGGCCAATAAGAGATAAGTTAGGTATCATCCCTTGCAACGTTACTTGGGGAGGCCAATCTGCTGATGTCTTCAAGTACCAGTCTGAGGATTTCATGAAACCAGTCATATCCGATGTCAGTGAGCTTTTGCAATATGGAATGAAAGTGGTGATCTATCAAGGTCAATTGGACATTATCTGTAGTACTCTAGGCGCTGAAGTATGGATTGCAAAGCTTGATTGGGATGGGCTTGCAGATTTTCTAAAAACCGACCGAGTGCCACTTTATCCTCCCTCAGGCATGAAAGATAGAAACACCGGGGCATTTTATAAGGCTTACAAGAATTTAGAACTGTATTACATACTGAAGGCAGGGCATATGGTCCCAACTGATAATGGAGAAATGGCTTTGGAAATGGTAAAAAGAATTATTGACTGA